One genomic window of Vagococcus sp. CY52-2 includes the following:
- a CDS encoding glucosaminidase domain-containing protein, whose product MNENEFLNIIKDGSIKSWGSHSVLPSLVASQAILESGWGESELAKNANNLFGIKADSEWHGDVYAVDTKEFLNGEWTTVKANFRKYDDIGESIIDHANFFVENDFRRNNYKQLIGETDYKKAVKAILKPVADYSYATDPNYEDKIIKLIEQYKLYEWDNVAIGGNDMVEKIGSSHAGHGGAGRWTDPGAVGNGLQEATVAREINDKIIKLVGCKDTTDDRGTSVNGILANTVANINNSPSGYQISNHLNSFGSASATGVEVLYGDISDKPMAEKVSKAIADALGIANRGAKDGSWLYIANNSNWDKKVLLIEWGFISNPNDMKALKNNMDKAIQAMLKCFDYNVTVDTPTTNTDVANKRPRQAVETYWYGVDSPKYKLIKQYLKDNDLKHTEEKGEDGRIKIIVSSFNQDSDNKYKLEKYLSKNDMNFEVVLA is encoded by the coding sequence GTGAACGAAAACGAGTTTTTAAACATCATTAAAGATGGTTCTATAAAAAGTTGGGGAAGTCATAGCGTTTTACCATCATTAGTAGCATCGCAAGCTATTTTGGAAAGTGGTTGGGGTGAAAGTGAATTAGCTAAAAACGCTAATAATCTATTTGGGATTAAAGCAGATAGTGAATGGCATGGTGATGTTTATGCAGTCGATACAAAAGAGTTTTTAAATGGTGAATGGACGACTGTTAAAGCTAATTTTAGGAAGTATGATGATATTGGCGAAAGCATTATCGACCACGCTAATTTCTTTGTAGAAAACGATTTTAGGCGCAACAACTATAAACAATTGATTGGTGAAACTGACTATAAAAAAGCTGTTAAGGCTATTTTAAAACCAGTTGCCGATTATAGTTATGCTACTGATCCAAATTATGAAGATAAAATTATTAAATTAATTGAACAATATAAATTGTACGAATGGGATAACGTTGCAATAGGAGGAAATGATATGGTAGAAAAAATTGGTTCAAGTCATGCTGGACATGGTGGTGCTGGAAGATGGACAGACCCAGGGGCTGTTGGAAATGGTTTACAAGAGGCAACAGTAGCACGAGAAATTAATGATAAGATTATTAAGTTAGTAGGTTGCAAAGATACGACAGATGATAGAGGTACAAGTGTTAACGGTATACTAGCTAATACAGTTGCTAATATCAACAATAGTCCTAGTGGGTATCAAATTTCTAACCACTTAAATTCGTTCGGTAGTGCAAGCGCAACGGGCGTTGAAGTGTTATATGGCGATATTTCAGATAAACCGATGGCAGAAAAAGTGTCTAAAGCAATCGCTGATGCGTTAGGAATTGCTAACCGTGGCGCAAAAGACGGTTCATGGCTATATATTGCTAATAACTCTAATTGGGATAAAAAAGTGCTATTGATTGAATGGGGGTTCATTTCAAATCCAAACGACATGAAAGCATTAAAAAACAATATGGATAAAGCTATTCAAGCAATGCTTAAATGCTTTGATTACAATGTCACAGTTGACACGCCAACTACTAATACTGACGTAGCAAACAAACGTCCACGACAAGCAGTAGAGACATATTGGTATGGTGTAGATAGTCCGAAGTATAAATTGATTAAACAGTATTTAAAGGATAATGATTTAAAACACACTGAAGAAAAAGGCGAAGATGGACGCATTAAGATTATTGTTTCTAGCTTTAATCAAGACAGCGACAATAAATATAAGTTAGAAAAATATTTAAGTAAAAATGATATGAATTTTGAAGTTGTTCTAGCATAA